The nucleotide sequence GCGTATCGTCGTAATCGTTAAGCAGGACATGGGCGCCCTGCTGGACGAGGGCTTTGGCAATGGCAAAACCGATACCGGTTCCGGACCCGGTGATGATGGCCGTCTGGTTCGCAAAAATCTGGTTCATTCACTTCCCGAAACGGGCTACTAATACTTTAGAATTGAATCCGTATCCTGTGCCCGCACCCTATCATTCAGGACACGGGCGCAGGATACGAATTGGGATTAGTGCGAATCCCGCTTGACTTCACTGCCCGACGCGCCCCGCAGAAAGTCGAAGTCAGCACCCTCGTGGGCCTGCGTTACGTGGCGGATGTACAGGTTTACGTAACCGCGCTGGTAGCCCAGATCGAGCGGTTTGAAATGCACCAGCCGACCCGCCAGTTCTTCGTCGGAGACGTGCAGATGCAGGCGCCGGTTTTCGACGTCGAGCGTAATCAGATCACCGTTCTGCACCAGAGCGAGATTGCCACCCACGGCGGCTTCCGGCGAAACGTGCAGCACGACCGTACCGAAACCGGTGCCGCTCATACGCCCATCCGAAATCCGGACCATGTCGTGAATGCCCATCGCCAGAATCTTGGCCGGCAGCTGCATATTGCCGACTTCGGGCATACCGGGATAGCCCCTCGGCCCAACGTTCTTCAGCACCAGGACGCAGCTTGGGTCAACGTCCAGATCGGGGTCGTCGACGCGGGCTTTGTAGTCGTCGATGTTTTCAAACACCACCGCCCGGCCCGTATGCTGCATCAGGGCTGGCGTGGCAGCCGAGGGCTTCAGCACGGCTCCGTTCGGGCACAGGTTGCCACGTAACACTGCCACGCCCGACTCCGGCTTGAATGGCTCATCAACCGTAGCAATCACCTCCGGGTCATAACACTTGGCTTCCACGCAGTTGGCGCCGATTGTCTGGCCGTTCACCGTCAGGGCGTCGTTGTGCAGGTACCCGCGCAGTTCGCGGATGACGGCGGGCAGGCCTCCGGCGTAAAACAAATCTTCTACAAAGTGCTCGCCGGAGGGTTGCAGGTTCGTCAGCAGAGGAATTTTGGCCGAAATGCGGTCGAAATCATCCAGCGACAGGTTCACGCCTAAGCGTCCGGCAATAGCCGTCAGGTGCAGAATAAAGTTGGTTGAACCGCCCAAAGCTGCGTTCACCATAATGGCGTTTTCGAAGGCTTCGCGGGTCAGGAGTTTAGACGGGGTGAGGTTCTCGCGGACCAGTTCAACGGCCCGCATGCCGGTCAGGTGCGCCAAGACTTTCCGGCGTGAATCGGCGGCCGGAATGGTGGCATTGTCGGGCAGGGCCAGTCCCAGCGACTCGACCATAGCGGCCATGGTGGAGGCCGTACCCATTACGGCGCAATGCCCCTGCGACCGGGCCATGCTGGCTTCGGCCGCCACGAACTCCGCCTGACTCATTTCCCCTATCTTATAGGCTTCGGCAAACCGCCACAGATCGCTGGTGCCAATCTTTCGGCCCTGGAATCGCCCGGCCAGCATGGGCCCGCCCGACACGACCATTGTGGGTATGTCGACGCTGCACGCGCCCATGACGAGCGAAGGCGTGGTTTTGTCGCAGCCGCACATCAGAATAACGCCGTCGAGCGAATTGCCCCGGATGCTTTCTTCTACATCCATACTGGCCAGATTACGGAACAGCATGGCGGTCGGTTTGATCTGGCACTCGCCCAGCGACATCACTGGGAATTCCAGCGGAAAGCCGCCGGCTTCCCAGACGCCCCGCTTGATGGCCTCGGCCAGTTCGCGGAAGTGGGCGTTGCAGGGGGTCAGTTCCGACCATGTATTACAGATACCAATGACGGGCTTTCCCTCGAACTCGTGGTGCGGGAAACCCTGATTTTTCATCCAGGCGCGGTAAATGAAGCCGTCTTTACCGGTACGGCCAAACCAGTCTTGGGAACGAAGGGGCATAATAGCGTAAGAACTAGATTAATTGGTAAAGAGCAGACAGCCGGTAATCTACCATGAAATCTGCCTGCTTTGGGCTGATTACTTCCGGTCCGAGTGGCCCAGGTCTTTCTCTGGATTGACGACATCGCGCACCAGTTGCTTCAACTCCTTTACGTCCGGAAAGCGACCGGCCACTTTCCGGTCGAAGATCACCTGATCGTCAACCCGGACCGAGAAGCGCCCGCTCACTTCGGCCGGTTGCAGCAGGACGCCATGCACATCATCGGTGAAGGTCGTAAGCAGTTCCTGCGCCATCCAGGCGGAACGTAATAGCCAGCCGCATTTTGGGCAGTATTCAATCGAAATCGTTGGTTTCATAAAGCGTTGATTGAG is from Spirosoma taeanense and encodes:
- a CDS encoding IlvD/Edd family dehydratase; amino-acid sequence: MPLRSQDWFGRTGKDGFIYRAWMKNQGFPHHEFEGKPVIGICNTWSELTPCNAHFRELAEAIKRGVWEAGGFPLEFPVMSLGECQIKPTAMLFRNLASMDVEESIRGNSLDGVILMCGCDKTTPSLVMGACSVDIPTMVVSGGPMLAGRFQGRKIGTSDLWRFAEAYKIGEMSQAEFVAAEASMARSQGHCAVMGTASTMAAMVESLGLALPDNATIPAADSRRKVLAHLTGMRAVELVRENLTPSKLLTREAFENAIMVNAALGGSTNFILHLTAIAGRLGVNLSLDDFDRISAKIPLLTNLQPSGEHFVEDLFYAGGLPAVIRELRGYLHNDALTVNGQTIGANCVEAKCYDPEVIATVDEPFKPESGVAVLRGNLCPNGAVLKPSAATPALMQHTGRAVVFENIDDYKARVDDPDLDVDPSCVLVLKNVGPRGYPGMPEVGNMQLPAKILAMGIHDMVRISDGRMSGTGFGTVVLHVSPEAAVGGNLALVQNGDLITLDVENRRLHLHVSDEELAGRLVHFKPLDLGYQRGYVNLYIRHVTQAHEGADFDFLRGASGSEVKRDSH
- a CDS encoding SelT/SelW/SelH family protein, with amino-acid sequence MKPTISIEYCPKCGWLLRSAWMAQELLTTFTDDVHGVLLQPAEVSGRFSVRVDDQVIFDRKVAGRFPDVKELKQLVRDVVNPEKDLGHSDRK